Proteins encoded together in one Triticum dicoccoides isolate Atlit2015 ecotype Zavitan chromosome 7B, WEW_v2.0, whole genome shotgun sequence window:
- the LOC119339897 gene encoding cinnamoyl-CoA reductase 1-like isoform X1, which yields MTVGGEATATGHGQTVCVTGAGGYIGSWIVKLLLAKGYAVRGTVRNPDDAKNAHLRGLAGAAERLVLCKADLLDGDALRAAIAGCHGVFHTASPVTDDPEEMVEPAVRGTSYVIDAAAESGTVRRVVLTSSIGAVAMDPNRAPDAVVDESCWSDLEFCKKTKNWYCYGKTVAEREAWEAAAARGVDLVVVNPVLVQGPALQPAVNASLTHVLKYLDGSAKTYANAVQAYVHVHDTAAAHVLVFEAPAAAGRYLCVADGAVLHREDVVTILRKFFPEYPIPSRCSDSVNPRKQPYKMSNKRLRELGLEFTPVAQCLYDTVVSFQEKGILPAPPASAQPAMKEIN from the exons ATGACCGTCGGCGGCGAGGCCACGGCCACGGGGCACGGGCAGACGGTGTGCGTGACCGGCGCCGGCGGCTACATCGGGTCGTGGATCGTCAAGCTCCTGCTCGCGAAGGGGTACGCCGTGCGAGGCACCGTCAGGAACCCAG ATGACGCGAAGAACGCGCACCTGAGGGGCCTCGCCGGCGCGGCAGAGCGGCTGGTGCTGTGCAAGGCCGACCTGCTCGACGGCGACGCGCTGCGCGCCGCCATCGCTGGCTGCCATGGCGTCTTTCACACCGCCTCGCCGGTTACCGACGATCCA GAGGAGATGGTGGAGCCGGCGGTGAGGGGCACGAGCTACGTCATCGACGCCGCGGCGGAGTCCGGCACGGTCCGCCGCGTCGTGCTGACGTCGTCCATCGGCGCCGTCGCCATGGACCCCAACCGCGCCCCGGACGCTGTCGTTGACGAGTCCTGCTGGAGCGACCTCGAGTTCTGCAAGAAGACCAAG AACTGGTATTGCTACGGGAAGACGGTGGCGGAGCGGGaggcgtgggaggcggcggcggcgcgcggggtggACCTGGTGGTGGTGAACCCGGTGCTGGTGCAGGGTCCGGCGCTACAACCGGCGGTGAACGCCAGCCTCACGCACGTGCTCAAGTACCTGGACGGCTCCGCTAAGACGTACGCCAACGCCGTGCAGGCGTACGTGCACGTCCACGACACCGCCGCCGCGCACGTCCTCGTCTTTgaggcccccgccgccgccgggcgcTACCTCTGCGTCGCCGACGGCGCGGTGCTCCACCGGGAGGACGTCGTCACCATCCTCCGCAAGTTCTTCCCCGAGTACCCCATCCCCAGCAG GTGCTCTGACTCGGTGAACCCGAGGAAGCAGCCGTACAAGATGTCGAACAAGCGGCTCCGTGAGCTGGGCCTCGAGTTCACGCCGGTGGCGCAGTGCCTCTACGACACCGTGGTCAGCTTCCAGGAGAAGGGAATCCTCCCGGCCCCTCCTGCTTCGGCACAGCCGGCGATGAAAGAGATCAACTGA
- the LOC119339897 gene encoding cinnamoyl-CoA reductase 1-like isoform X2, whose translation MAPPFSDGRRLVKEEMVEPAVRGTSYVIDAAAESGTVRRVVLTSSIGAVAMDPNRAPDAVVDESCWSDLEFCKKTKNWYCYGKTVAEREAWEAAAARGVDLVVVNPVLVQGPALQPAVNASLTHVLKYLDGSAKTYANAVQAYVHVHDTAAAHVLVFEAPAAAGRYLCVADGAVLHREDVVTILRKFFPEYPIPSRCSDSVNPRKQPYKMSNKRLRELGLEFTPVAQCLYDTVVSFQEKGILPAPPASAQPAMKEIN comes from the exons ATGGCCCCACCCTTCAGTGATGGACGACGATTGGTCAAA GAGGAGATGGTGGAGCCGGCGGTGAGGGGCACGAGCTACGTCATCGACGCCGCGGCGGAGTCCGGCACGGTCCGCCGCGTCGTGCTGACGTCGTCCATCGGCGCCGTCGCCATGGACCCCAACCGCGCCCCGGACGCTGTCGTTGACGAGTCCTGCTGGAGCGACCTCGAGTTCTGCAAGAAGACCAAG AACTGGTATTGCTACGGGAAGACGGTGGCGGAGCGGGaggcgtgggaggcggcggcggcgcgcggggtggACCTGGTGGTGGTGAACCCGGTGCTGGTGCAGGGTCCGGCGCTACAACCGGCGGTGAACGCCAGCCTCACGCACGTGCTCAAGTACCTGGACGGCTCCGCTAAGACGTACGCCAACGCCGTGCAGGCGTACGTGCACGTCCACGACACCGCCGCCGCGCACGTCCTCGTCTTTgaggcccccgccgccgccgggcgcTACCTCTGCGTCGCCGACGGCGCGGTGCTCCACCGGGAGGACGTCGTCACCATCCTCCGCAAGTTCTTCCCCGAGTACCCCATCCCCAGCAG GTGCTCTGACTCGGTGAACCCGAGGAAGCAGCCGTACAAGATGTCGAACAAGCGGCTCCGTGAGCTGGGCCTCGAGTTCACGCCGGTGGCGCAGTGCCTCTACGACACCGTGGTCAGCTTCCAGGAGAAGGGAATCCTCCCGGCCCCTCCTGCTTCGGCACAGCCGGCGATGAAAGAGATCAACTGA